In Acidimicrobiia bacterium, a genomic segment contains:
- a CDS encoding metalloregulator ArsR/SmtB family transcription factor — MAEPLSTAKQRVLEHLKRADGATASEIAEALGITEAAVRQHIDALVALGLVARRAQPRARAGRGRSPLEWEVTPQAGALFADRHGQLTVELLDAIKGALGPDGLDRVIDSRAEHQLEVYRAAVPAAGDAPLEERVRALAAQRTLEGYMADVQRAGDDVILVEHHCPICTAATACPGFCRSELELFRDTLGADVTVERTAHLLAGDVRCAYRIRPVTANVPA; from the coding sequence ATGGCCGAACCGCTGAGCACCGCCAAGCAGCGGGTGCTCGAGCACCTCAAGCGCGCCGACGGCGCGACCGCGTCGGAGATCGCCGAGGCCCTCGGGATCACCGAGGCGGCGGTACGGCAGCACATCGACGCGCTGGTCGCGCTGGGCCTCGTCGCCCGTCGAGCGCAGCCCCGGGCGCGCGCCGGACGGGGCCGGTCGCCGCTGGAGTGGGAGGTCACGCCGCAGGCGGGTGCGCTGTTCGCCGATCGGCACGGTCAGCTCACCGTCGAGCTGCTCGACGCGATCAAGGGCGCGCTCGGGCCGGACGGTCTCGACCGCGTGATCGACAGCCGGGCCGAGCATCAGCTCGAGGTGTACCGCGCGGCCGTGCCGGCCGCGGGCGACGCGCCGTTGGAGGAGCGGGTGCGCGCGTTGGCCGCGCAGCGAACGCTCGAGGGCTACATGGCCGACGTGCAGCGCGCCGGCGACGACGTGATCCTCGTCGAGCACCACTGCCCGATCTGCACCGCCGCGACCGCGTGCCCGGGGTTTTGCCGTTCGGAGCTCGAGCTGTTTCGCGACACGCTCGGTGCCGACGTCACCGTCGAGCGCACCGCGCACCTGCTCGCGGGCGACGTGCGCTGTGCGTACCGGATCCGACCCGTGACCGCGAACGTTCCCGCCTGA